In Quercus robur chromosome 11, dhQueRobu3.1, whole genome shotgun sequence, the following proteins share a genomic window:
- the LOC126707480 gene encoding disease resistance protein RUN1-like, which yields MTSTHRWEYDVFLSFRGEDTRYGFTGHLYKALCDKDIYTFMDDKLRRGEKISEELLKTIKRSMISVIVFSKNYASSKWCLDELVWILECRKNFGQLVLPVFYGIDPSEVRKQEGKFGVELAKHEKNFMDNIGKVQIWRAALKEVGSFSGFHYNNDCLESKFIQGLIERISNTTLNRTRLFVAKYPIGVDSRATKIEKLLNIELNDIRVVAIHGLGGIGKTTIAKAVYNKIVDGFEGSSFLENVKERFRTNDGIKQLQEILLSKLLGDGNLKVDNISRGITLIMESLRHKRVLLVLDDVDEQKQIENLLGKCDWLAPGSRILITTRDKHVLTTLEQDTLTYKVDEMDQHEACELFSLYAFQTNEPEEAYLQLSNQFINYANGLPLALEIIGSDLRRRSLREWESALKKYKKIPNKKIIEILKISYEGLDQSEKDIFLDIAFFFNRKQKDYVVNILEACDLFPNSGIPKLIDKCLITIDWCGILSMHNLLQQMGEEIVQQESPQAPGKRTRLQDYADAFTVLTANTGTNKIRGIILWPPRPVTLEVHAQAFRRMKNIKFLIVNNVYIDGFLEYLPNSLVLLDWPNWSLSLPSNFCPQQLVYLNMPHSNIRIHKLFKQVLPFENLKGINLSGCESIQKLPDLWAPNLEILDLSYCTNLVEIHEPARFLDKLKIWYLSNCKKLRALPRRLKFKSLEVFCLGSCESIEELPELCAPNLKILNLHSCKNLVKVHESIGYLDKLKDWYLSDCGKLQILPRRLPWKSLKNFLLNGCTSLENFIDIDSEMKCLSVLYIEGSGTTESLSSRCTSLERKFLDSIYKFQNIIVLHISTNLPRPSCNSFDGCVGYSFLQLQTLELFGENVTELDFLEFDYFPALTMLYLRNTSTITIPESFIKFTTLRDLYIFDCKHFEEIQGFPQSLDHLKARNCPSWNRKSSNKILSQVIAKNIAKWKQEGESQGVLADRVHEGERNQLHSDESSDSLYDRIGFFQAPGFEIPDEFNHRNDGNSISFLGGRNSRCIPIAVGVTFVPTNESFIFEVRFVVNGCSKYQRSGIFEEGDESCRMWFISKSMYEWEKKLRDSNLSKQSHFEVICRIKRWRGFGYIKPMNPTAIPKKLGVHVECICCPHKSSIPDSLSLLPLFPTSCNEEDSRRAIAMETTNTNVFEYDSTRFHGYLNVSFSFPIDPEVHPLIPLPYSSNMDHEAFETVSDLGHLKDFCNDGYDLSLSLNDSDASEREPPRVPDTSNGSNFGLGQIDLAGSTDSGGFDLGSSSVTHEFMNDDFDLYLSPPSKKKRTS from the exons ATGACTTCCACTCACCGGTGGGAGTATGATGTCTTCTTAAGCTTCAGAGGCGAAGATACTCGCTATGGTTTTACAGGCCATTTATATAAAGCTTTGTGTGACAAAGACATTTACACCTTCATGGACGATAAACTTCGGAGGGGAGAAAAAATTTCTGAGGAACTTCTCAAAACCATCAAAAGATCAATGATATCGGTTATTGTGTTCTCTAAAAATTATGCATCTTCCAAATGGTGTTTGGACGAACTAGTTTGGATTCTTGAGTGTAGAAAAAATTTTGGTCAATTGGTTTTACCAGTTTTTTATGGAATAGATCCATCAGAAGTACGTAAACAAGAAGGAAAGTTTGGGGTAGAATTGGctaaacatgaaaaaaatttcatggatAACATTGGCAAAGTGCAGATTTGGAGGGCAGCTCTAAAAGAAGTTGGCAGTTTTTCTGGATTCCATTACAATAATGA TTGTCTTGAATCTAAATTTATCCAAGGACTTATCGAACGGATATCAAATACAACATTAAACCGCACACGATTATTCGTTGCTAAATACCCAATTGGCGTAGATTCTCGTgcaacaaaaatagaaaagcttTTAAATATTGAGTTGAATGATATTCGAGTGGTGGCGATCCATGGCCTTGGTGGAATAGGTAAGACTACAATCGCAAAAGCTGTATATAACAAAATTGTTGATGGCTTTGAAGGAAGCTCGTTTCTAGAGAATGTTAAAGAAAGGTTTAGGACAAATGATGGCATAAAACAACTACAGGAGATACTTCTTTCTAAGCTCTTAGGGGATGGAAATTTAAAGGTGGACAACATATCTAGAGGAATCACTTTGATAATGGAAAGTCTTCGCCATAAAAGAGTTCTTTTagttcttgatgatgtggatgAACAGAAGCAAATAGAAAATTTGCTTGGAAAATGTGATTGGTTAGCTCCGGGAAGTAGAATCCTTATAACCACAAGAGATAAGCATGTGTTAACCACTCTTGAACAAGATACTCTAACCTATAAGGTTGATGAAATGGACCAACATGAAGCTTGTGAACTTTTTAGTTTGTATGCCTTCCAAACAAATGAACCTGAGGAAGCTTACTTGCAACTTTCAAACCAGTTTATCAATTATGCCAATGGCCTTCCACTAGCTTTAGAAATAATAGGTTCTGATTTGCGTAGAAGAAGTTTACGTGAATGGGAAAGTGCATTAAAGAAGTATAAAAAGATTCCCAACAAGAAAATTATAGAAATACTCAAAATAAGTTATGAAGGATTGGACCAAAGTGAAAAGGATATTTTCCTCGATATTGCATTTTTCTTCAACAGGAAACAGAAAGATTATGTTGTAAATATATTAGAGGCATGTGATTTATTTCCAAATTCTGGTATTCCAAAACTTATTGACAAGTGTTTGATAACAATTGATTGGTGTGGCATTTTATCAATGCATAACTTGCTACAACAGATGGGAGAGGAAATTGTTCAACAAGAATCACCACAAGCGCCTGGAAAACGAACTAGGCTACAGGATTATGCAGATGCTTTTACTGTACTGACAGCAAATACG GGAACGAATAAAATTCGAGGCATAATACTGTGGCCACCTAGACCTGTAACATTGGAAGTTCATGCTCAAGCTTTCAGAAGGATGAAAAATATCAAGTTTCTTATAGTTAATAACGTATATATTGATGGATTTTTGGAATATCTGCCCAACAGTTTAGTATTACTGGATTGGCCTAATTGGTCCTTGTCCTTGCCATCCAATTTTTGTCCTCAACAACTTGTCTACTTGAACATGCCACATAGTAACATTAGAATACATAAGTTATTCAAGCAG GTTTTgccttttgaaaatttgaaaggaaTCAATCTCAGTGGCTGTGAATCCATCCAGAAATTACCTGACTTGTGGGCTCCAAATTTAGAGATATTAGACCTTTCTTATTGTACAAATTTAGTTGAGATTCATGAGCCTGCTAGATTTCTTGATAAGCTTAAAATTTGGTACCTTTCTAATTGCAAAAAACTTCGAGCTCTTCCTAGAAGACTTAAGTTCAAATCTCTTGAAGTTTTTTGTCTTGGTTCTTGTGAGTCCATTGAAGAATTACCTGAGTTGTGTGCCCCaaatttaaagatattaaaTCTTCATTCTtgtaaaaatttagttaaagttCATGAGTCTATTGGATATCTTGATAAACTTAAAGATTGGTATCTCAGTGATTGTGGAAAACTTCAAATTCTTCCAAGAAGACTTCCGTGGAAAtctcttaaaaattttcttcttaatgGCTGCACAAGCCTTGAGAACTTCATTGATATTGATTCAGAAATGAAATGCTTATCGGTTCTATATATAGAAGGGAGTGGTACTACAGAATCGCTTTCCTCAAGATGCACAAGCCTTGAGAGGAAGTTTCTAGATAGCATCTATAAATTCCAAAATATCATAGTTTTACATATTTCTACTAACCTACCAAGACCAAGCTGCAATTCTTTTGATGGCTGTGTCGGATATTCGTTTCTACAGTTACAAACGCTTGAACTCTTTGGTGAAAATGTAACTGAATTAGATTTTCTGGAGTTCGATTACTTTCCCGCATTGACAATGCTATATCTACGAAACACCAGTACTATTACCATCCCCGAAAGCTTTATCAAATTTACTACATTAAGAGATCTTTATATATTCGATTGCAAGCACTTTGAGGAAATTCAAGGATTTCCACAATCTTTAGATCATTTGAAGGCTAGAAATTGCCCATCATGGAATCGAAAATCATCAAACAAAATATTGAGTCAG GTTATTGCTAAAAATATTGCTAAATGGAAGCAAGAGGGAGAAAGTCAAGGCGTTTTAGCAGATAGAGTACATGAAGGAGAGAGAAATCAACTGCACTCTGACGAATCTTCGGATTCGCTTTACGACCGGATTGGTTTCTTTCAAGCACCAGGGTTTGAGATTCCAGATGAGTTCAACCACCGAAATGATGgaaattccatttcattcttgGGTGGTCGTAATTCCAGATGCATTCCTATTGCTGTTGGTGTTACCTTTGTACCGACAAAtgaatcttttatttttgaggTTCGATTTGTCGTTAATGGTTGTTCAAAATATCAACGTAGTGGGATTTTCGAAGAAGGAGATGAATCTTGTCGTATGTGGTTTATTTCTAAATCTATGTACGAATGGGAGAAGAAGTTGAGGGACTCAAATCTATCTAAACAGAGTCATTTTGAGGTTATCTGTAGAATCAAGAGGTGGAGAGGTTTTGGTTACATAAAGCCAATGAATCCTACGGCTATCCCAAAAAAGCTGGGGGTCCATGTAGAATGCATCTGTTGTCCTCATAAATCTTCCATCCCTGATTCCCTGTCTTTACTACCTCTGTTCCCCACGTCTTGCAATGAAGAAGATTCAAGGCGTGCAATTGCAATGGAAACAACAAATACTAATGTGTTTGAATATGATTCGACAAGATTTCATGGTTATTTGAATGTGTCATTTTCGTTCCCTATTGACCCCGAGGTCCACCCTTTAATACCACTTCCTTATTCCTCAAATATGGATCATGAGGCTTTCGAAACTGTAAGTGATTTGGGGCATTTGAAGGACTTTTGCAATGATGGGTATGATTTGAGCTTGTCACTAAATGACTCAGATGCAAGTGAACGAGAGCCTCCTCGGGTACCTGATACATCTAATGGGTCTAATTTTGGATTGGGCCAGATAGATTTGGCTGGCTCGACTGATAGtggtgggtttgatttgggttcGTCTTCAGTGACCCATGAATTTATGAATGATGACTTTGATTTGTATCTGTCTCCACCCTCGAAGAAAAAGAGGACATCTTGA